Part of the Aquimarina sp. MAR_2010_214 genome is shown below.
ATTGCCATATTATAGGCAGTAAAATCATAACTATAATGATTGATTAAAAAAACAAATACTAATACTCCTATATATGTTATTAGTATAGCTTTCCTTTTAGGAAAAGGAAATTGCAATGAAAAATATAAAGGAACCAAAATGGCGATACAAAATGTTAACCCTCCTATAATCTCTAGTCTAATATGATGCTGGCTATAATGAATAGGGACATAAAATTTAACGTACTCCATCATAATCAGAGCAAAAAACAAAAAACAACTAGTACTAAAGATTAAGATAGGATATCCTTTTTTTTCACTTAGAAAAAGGAAAAAGAAGTAAAGAGAAGCAATCAGGAAAGCACCAGCAAAAATATGCATAAATGCTGTGTTAATAAGTTGTGATCGTACCAAATGATCATAATCATCAACATGTATATAAAGTTTTCTCCAGTGATTGGGAAAATAATATAAGCTAGTTTTTAATGCTAATACATGTGATCCTTTTGTTGCTAGAGTATCGGGGATATTAAAAGTGGCCCACAATTCACCAGACGGTTCATGAGTAGCTTCTTGCCCTGGATTTCCATTTTCACCAATGAGTACGCCATCCCAGAAGACATCATATTCTCCAAAAGTATTTATAAAAACTCCATACCGTTGAAATAATTCGGGGGCTTTTGTGATTTCAACTTCGGTTCTTGACCAAAAGACTTCTCCTCCTGTTACGTTTACCTGATTTTTCCAATGTTGATGATCCCAATCTTTAGTTGCCCATTGTGATTGATCACCGTGCATATATACAGAATCATGTGTCTTGTAATACCTAGACCTGGAACAAGAACTCACTAGTATAACAGTGATTAAAATAAGAAAGCGATATAATAATCTAAAATTCATGCATCATTAAATAGTATGAAGTAAAATTAACTTAAAAACAGGACTTCTTAGAGTCGTTCACTCATATATAGAGCAGTTGGTGAAAAATACCTTGAAAAGATACTGACTAAAACCGAGTTTTACTCTCATCAATTAAAAATCGACAGTATGTGATATGCCATAATCTATTAGATTATAATGAAAATCTAAATGAAAAATGGCAATTCCATCTGATAACTAAAAACAAGTAAATATACAGATGAAACAAAATTTAAAAGCCTTAATAGTAGTGTGGTTTTCAATAACCTGTACTATAGCACAACAATCAAAAACCGGAAATGCAGAAGTTACCGGAAAAGTAATAGAGAATATTACAAACGAAGCTTTACCATTTGCATCAGTAGTTTTAAAAGATGCAACACAGCAATTAGTTGAAGGAGTAATTACTAATGAGGAAGGAGTGTATATTATTATGGATATTCCTGTCGGAAAGTATAACTTAGAAGTAACATATACTGGGTTTCAGGCACACTCAGAACCATTAGAGGTCAACGAGTCTCGTCAAAAAATAAATCTAAAACCTATCCTGTTATTAGAAGAAACTGTTTCACTTGATGAAGTAAAGATTACTACCGAGGTATCACAAGTTTCTTTACGTTTAGACAAAAAGGTATTTAAAGTAGGTAAAGATATATTATCACAAAGCGGTTCGGTTACAGATGTATTAGGTAATGTACCATCGGTTGCAGTAGATCCATCAGGAACGGTACAATTAAGAGGTAATGCCAATGTTACTATTTTAATTAATGGTAGACGTTCTGGCTTAACATCTGCCCAGGCATTAGAACAAATTCCATCTGATAATGTAGATCGGGTAGAGGTAATCACTACTCCTTCTGCAAGATATGACGCTTCAGGATCTGCAGGGATCATTAATATTATTCTTAAGAAGAATACCAAAGGAGGACTAACAGGGCAATTAAGAGGAGTTGTAGGAACTCCGGATGATTATAGATTATACGGGAGTTTTAGTTATAAGGCAGAAAAATTCAACTTTTTTGCTAATGCAGGAATACGATATACAGATTATGAAGGAGAATATACTAAACAACAAATGTCTACCAGAAATAATACCACTGTACATTTAGACCAACGTGAAGATCAGGACAGACATGATGATGGGAAACTAATTTATGTTGGTGCAGACTATTATCTTAATAAAAATAATGCTATCACAGCAGCGTTTTATAGAAACCAGACAGAAGATACTGATGAAACAATGCTTTCTTATGGATATACTTCTACTACTACGGCTATTGATAGCATATTAACAACTTTAGGAAATTCTAAAGAAAAAAGGTCTTATAACCAGCTTGAAATGAATTATACCAAAACTTTTGCAAAAGAAGGGCGTAAATTGACTTTCGATTTGCAATATGATTTTTGGGATAGTACAAAAAAGTGGGGTGTACGCACTCAAAAAATAACGCCTACAATTACTCCAATATCAAATTTAAGAACAAAATCTACAAACAAGAATAATGATATTGTTTTACAATCTGATTTTGTGACTCCTTTTGGAGAAAATACAAAACTGGAAATCGGAGCTAAGTTTGAAAATAGGCATGTAACCGATGGGTTTATTGCCGAAGAGTTTGTAAATGATAACTATCAACTGTTAGATAACCTGGATAATGAGATTAAATATGACGAACGAATTATTGGAGGATATGTTCAATACGGAAGTAAGATAGGTAAGTTTAGTTATTTACTTGGGTTACGAATTGAAGATACTAATATCAACATCAAAGATGAGGAAGGTACTTTTAATAACACTAATACCTTTACGAATCTATTTCCTACGTTAAACTTAGGGTATGCTATTGGTGAAAAAACAAATTTTCAAGTAAGTTATAGCAAAAGAATAAACAGACCTTCATTATGGCAATTAAATCCATTTTCTGAACTTGAAGATTTTAACTCCCGGTTTTTTGGTAATCCAACATTGAAATCTGCATTTACCGATGTTGTAGAGGTATCACTTTTACAAAAAGGAACAAAATTCACAATAAATCCAAGTATATATTATTCCTATACTACAGATGATACCCAGTGGTATACTACTCAGAATGATGATGGTGTTTTTGTAAGTACAATTATCAATTTAGATTTAGAAGAACGATATGGTTTTGAACTTTCAGCTTCTTATAATCCACTAAAATGGCTTAGTTTTAATGGAGATTTTAACGCCTATCGTTTTGACCAGGAAGGTACCGCCGGGACACAAGAACTAGATTTCTCTGATGAAACATGGCAAACTTCTTTAAGTACTAGATTAAAGCTTAAACATGGTATTTCAATTCAAAGTAGGTTTAATTACCAGGGAGAAAGAGGTAATGCTCAATACAAAAGAAAATCAATTTCATATTTGAACTTAGGAGCCAGTAAAAAGTTATTTAAAAATAAGGCGAATCTGATATTTAATGTTAGTAATGTTTTTGATAGTCGTAAAACTCGAGAAGAGATAACGGGTACAGATTTTTTTGTAAACCAAGTAAGAAGTCGTAATGGTGCAAGATGGTCATTGAGTTTTGTATACAAATTTAATGGGAAATCAGACCACAAAACCAGACGAGTACAACGAAGTAATAGAAACTAGTCGAGTGTAGATAAAAATAATGAATACTGACAAATGAAGGGAAGAAGAAAGATGGAACATGGTCAAAACCAATTGGCCATGGAAATACAGTAAATTCTGACTTTGATGAAAAAAGCCCGAGTATCACTCTGGATAATAAATTTTTATTTTTTATCAGATATAACGAAGAAGGTGGACTCTATCAAATGTGTATTGGGTAAGTACAGAAGTTATTCATAAAGTAAGACCAGTAGATTTTTAAGAAGTAATAGAAATTAATTTATTTCCTAAAACGCGAATATTACTTCAATAACTGGATAATATTTGTTTTATAGATTTTCCCGATAGGGATAATATGATCTCCGATACCTATTCTGTTTCCTTCAATACTTTTAATATGTTTTGTCGCCACTGCAAATGATTTATGAACCTGTAAAAAGTAATCTTTTGGAAGTAATTCTAAGAGGTCAGATATTTTCTCCCTAACCGTTATGGTTTCTGTTGTTGTAATTACTTTAGCATAATTTCCTGCCGCTTCGATATATTGGATAGTATCGATAACTACTTGGATATATTTTTTGTTACTGTGAAGAAAAATAGTTTTTGCCGTAGTGCTATCTCCAACTACTTTAGTTGGGAGCTGCACTGCAGGTGATGAACTTACTGCCTTGTTTATTGCTTTTAGAAAACGTTCGAACCCAAAAGGCTTTAAGAGATAATCAGCAATATTAAGTTCATAACCTTCTAGAGCATGTTCTTTATAAGCTGTAGTTACAATAACTATAGGAGGAGAAGGTAACGTTTTTAAGAACTCAAAACCTTTTAATTTTGGCATATTGAGATCCAGAAAAATTAAATCTACCTTGTGTTTATTTAAATATTCAAATGCTTCTAATGCATCATAGCAATTCTTCATCAATTTCATATTGGGTAATAAATCGCAATACCCTTTAATAATATCATGAGCTATATGTTCATCATCAATAATTAAGTATTTGATCATAATTGATTTAATATTAGTTGCGCTTTATAAACATCTTCAGTAATGGTATAAGATAACGAATGCTTATTAGGATACACCAGTTCAAGTCTTCGCTCCAGATTATTTAAACCAATTCCAGGCTGTTCTGTGTTTTCTGAAGGATCAAAATTATTTTCAACTTCAAAATGTATTTCATTTTCTCTGGCAATCATATCAACATGAACATAAGCATTCTCTCTTAAATTTTCTACACCGTGCTTGAAAGCATTCTCTAAAAGTATAATAAAAAGCAAAGGCATTACCTTATATCCTTCATTTTCAATTTGAAGATTAAAATTTATGGATATAGCTTTATGATAGCGCATCTTATGCAGCTCAATATAATTTTTTAGGTAGGCCACCTCTTCCTCTAGTGTAACTACATCTTTCTGTCCATCATATATACTATATCGCATCATATCAGAAAGCTTAAGAATCAACTCTTTTGCTTTCTTTGAATCTTTATCTACCCAACCGTATAAATTATTAAGCATATTAAAAAAGAAATGAGGATTTACCTGGCTTTTTAAATGCAATAATTCGGTTTTTGCTTTTTCATTTTTTAAAGTTAAAATTGATTTTATTTGTTTGAAAATCCAATGAACTATTAAAAAAAAAATCAACGGAAAATAAATAAAAACGATAATAATCAATGCGTCATTATTCTCATATTCTTCTAATAGTATCAAAGTCCTTCCTCCGCCTATTACAAAAGACCAAAAGATTAGTTTTTGTATCACTGATTTGGAAATAGTGGGGACTCCTTTTTTCTTGAGGTAGTAATTCCAGATAAGCACAGCACTAAAGATTAAAATATAAATAAACAATAAGACAAAAACAGAAGTAAACTCAGGATGATTTGGATAAGATTCTAATATTCCGATAAAACATAGTAACCCCGTTAAAGTCGTGGTTATTCTAATTTCCTTTTTTGACCATAGTCGAGAGGAATTTCTTTGTTTTTTTCTGTTGAAGAACCAGAAAAATAGTAAATATCCAATACTACTAACTGCCAAAAAAACAAATAAGGTACCTGTAAATTCGATACCCGAAGCCATACAAATCACCCCACCAAACCATAAAAAAATGGATATCATCAGAGAGATTATCACTCGCTTATATTTTTCAAATAGTAACATCATATACCCAAAACTAGGGTAATAAAATGGTACAGCCAAAGAAGTTGATAAACATACGCTATACAGGTCTTAACTTCTAGAAAAGTGTGATGAAGTTACTTGATACTCACCAAAAGCCTTTGTATACCTTACTACACCAAACTTGTCACATTTATCATAATATCATCCGGCTTGACTATTATGTTTGATCAAAATAATTCAATCAAAAAACGAACAATTATGGAATTAGTCATTAAAAACTTAACAAAGACATATAAAAACGGAGTGAAGGCCATTAACAATCTAAGTCTTGAAATTGGAACAGGAATGTTTGGATTATTAGGGCCTAATGGTGCCGGAAAATCTACATTGATGCGGACTATTGCTACGCTACAAGAAGCGGATGAAGGTACAATCACTTTTGGAGATCTGGATGTATTAACTCAAAAAAATGAAGTAAGAAAAATTTTGGGATACTTACCACAAGAATTTGGTGTATACCCTAAAGTATCTGCAGAAGTATTACTGAATCATTTGGCTGTACTTAAAGGATTGACACATACAAAAGAAAGAAAAGAAGTTGTTAAGGCACTTTTACATAAAACAAATTTATATGAACATAGAAAGAAGAATATGGGAGGGTATTCTGGCGGAATGAAGCAACGTTTTGGTATAGCACAAGCATTACTTTCTAATCCAAAACTCATTATCGTAGATGAACCTACTGCAGGTCTCGATCCTGCAGAAAGAAACCGGTTTTATAATCTACTAAGCGAACTGGGTGAAAATACCGTAGTCATTCTCTCTACTCATATTGTTGATGATGTTAAAGAGTTATGTACTAATATGGCCATTGTTAATCGGGGAGAAGTACTTCTGAAAGGAAATCCGGTTAAAGCTATCGAGCAATTGAAGGATAAGGTGTATAAAAAGACAATTGATAAAAATGAATTAGATAACTACAAACAACATCATGTCGTAATTGCCGAGAAATTTCTACTGGGTAAACCTGTTATTCATATTCTTAGTGAAAACAATCCGGGAGATGGATTTATACCGATTCAGGCAGATTTAGAAGATGTGTATTTCTCACAAATTTTTGGTAGAGATCAACATCAGAATGCATTGTCATAAATATAGACAGATCTAATATTTTCATTTCAATTTAATCTCAACTTAATCTTATGTGGTACGAAATACTAAAATTCGAAATTAAGTACAGAGCCAAACGCCCTGATACCTATATATACTTTGCAATTGTATTTTTATTTTCTATAGTAGCGGCAGATATTCTCATGGATAGAAACTCTGGTGCCTTGGGAACAAATTCTCCTCAGGATATAGCAAGAATAATGGCAATTGTCTCTTCTTTCTTTACTATGATTACTTCTATGATCATGGGAGTAGCTGCTTTAAGAGATTTTGATCATAATATGGAATCTCTAATGTTTATAAATCCCATCAAAAAAAGGGATTATTTAATTGGACGTTTTATAGGATCATTCATCATATTACTTTTTATTTTCTGTGGCCTGCTTTTTGGACTTATGCTAGGTGAATTTATGCCGTGGCGTGATGCAGACGTCATGTTACCTTTCAATTTCTGGCATTATCTACAACCTTTCCTGTATCTGGTTATACCCAATATATTTTTTTGTGGGGCAGTTTTCTATGTAGGAGGTGCTTTAAGCCGAAAATTAATGGTTGTATACATTCAAGGTGTGTTTTTACTAATGGCATATATAGTAACTCTTACATTATTAAAGAAC
Proteins encoded:
- a CDS encoding histidine kinase; protein product: MNFRLLYRFLILITVILVSSCSRSRYYKTHDSVYMHGDQSQWATKDWDHQHWKNQVNVTGGEVFWSRTEVEITKAPELFQRYGVFINTFGEYDVFWDGVLIGENGNPGQEATHEPSGELWATFNIPDTLATKGSHVLALKTSLYYFPNHWRKLYIHVDDYDHLVRSQLINTAFMHIFAGAFLIASLYFFFLFLSEKKGYPILIFSTSCFLFFALIMMEYVKFYVPIHYSQHHIRLEIIGGLTFCIAILVPLYFSLQFPFPKRKAILITYIGVLVFVFLINHYSYDFTAYNMAITMWIFSFGIILFGVYKKTKGAIIVLLALLSCALINAITYYDISLFAGFGIILLGMFYILSVRTKEQRLAYEESLVQSTRLRLELLKKNIQPHFLMNTLTSLIDWVEESPQKGVAFIEALAQEFKLFNQIDNHTLIPIGQEIELCRTHLNIMEYRKEIKYHWEEENIDPNQKIPPAILHTLLENGITHGLPNDNNSITFKLIFETGDTYKTYTFLTIAKVRDLEKKIIEGTGIKYIKARLTESYASKWNFSSEATPNGWKNSIKIDN
- a CDS encoding TonB-dependent receptor domain-containing protein, producing the protein MKQNLKALIVVWFSITCTIAQQSKTGNAEVTGKVIENITNEALPFASVVLKDATQQLVEGVITNEEGVYIIMDIPVGKYNLEVTYTGFQAHSEPLEVNESRQKINLKPILLLEETVSLDEVKITTEVSQVSLRLDKKVFKVGKDILSQSGSVTDVLGNVPSVAVDPSGTVQLRGNANVTILINGRRSGLTSAQALEQIPSDNVDRVEVITTPSARYDASGSAGIINIILKKNTKGGLTGQLRGVVGTPDDYRLYGSFSYKAEKFNFFANAGIRYTDYEGEYTKQQMSTRNNTTVHLDQREDQDRHDDGKLIYVGADYYLNKNNAITAAFYRNQTEDTDETMLSYGYTSTTTAIDSILTTLGNSKEKRSYNQLEMNYTKTFAKEGRKLTFDLQYDFWDSTKKWGVRTQKITPTITPISNLRTKSTNKNNDIVLQSDFVTPFGENTKLEIGAKFENRHVTDGFIAEEFVNDNYQLLDNLDNEIKYDERIIGGYVQYGSKIGKFSYLLGLRIEDTNINIKDEEGTFNNTNTFTNLFPTLNLGYAIGEKTNFQVSYSKRINRPSLWQLNPFSELEDFNSRFFGNPTLKSAFTDVVEVSLLQKGTKFTINPSIYYSYTTDDTQWYTTQNDDGVFVSTIINLDLEERYGFELSASYNPLKWLSFNGDFNAYRFDQEGTAGTQELDFSDETWQTSLSTRLKLKHGISIQSRFNYQGERGNAQYKRKSISYLNLGASKKLFKNKANLIFNVSNVFDSRKTREEITGTDFFVNQVRSRNGARWSLSFVYKFNGKSDHKTRRVQRSNRN
- a CDS encoding LytTR family DNA-binding domain-containing protein, whose protein sequence is MIKYLIIDDEHIAHDIIKGYCDLLPNMKLMKNCYDALEAFEYLNKHKVDLIFLDLNMPKLKGFEFLKTLPSPPIVIVTTAYKEHALEGYELNIADYLLKPFGFERFLKAINKAVSSSPAVQLPTKVVGDSTTAKTIFLHSNKKYIQVVIDTIQYIEAAGNYAKVITTTETITVREKISDLLELLPKDYFLQVHKSFAVATKHIKSIEGNRIGIGDHIIPIGKIYKTNIIQLLK
- a CDS encoding sensor histidine kinase; the encoded protein is MISIFLWFGGVICMASGIEFTGTLFVFLAVSSIGYLLFFWFFNRKKQRNSSRLWSKKEIRITTTLTGLLCFIGILESYPNHPEFTSVFVLLFIYILIFSAVLIWNYYLKKKGVPTISKSVIQKLIFWSFVIGGGRTLILLEEYENNDALIIIVFIYFPLIFFLIVHWIFKQIKSILTLKNEKAKTELLHLKSQVNPHFFFNMLNNLYGWVDKDSKKAKELILKLSDMMRYSIYDGQKDVVTLEEEVAYLKNYIELHKMRYHKAISINFNLQIENEGYKVMPLLFIILLENAFKHGVENLRENAYVHVDMIARENEIHFEVENNFDPSENTEQPGIGLNNLERRLELVYPNKHSLSYTITEDVYKAQLILNQL
- a CDS encoding ABC transporter ATP-binding protein, encoding MELVIKNLTKTYKNGVKAINNLSLEIGTGMFGLLGPNGAGKSTLMRTIATLQEADEGTITFGDLDVLTQKNEVRKILGYLPQEFGVYPKVSAEVLLNHLAVLKGLTHTKERKEVVKALLHKTNLYEHRKKNMGGYSGGMKQRFGIAQALLSNPKLIIVDEPTAGLDPAERNRFYNLLSELGENTVVILSTHIVDDVKELCTNMAIVNRGEVLLKGNPVKAIEQLKDKVYKKTIDKNELDNYKQHHVVIAEKFLLGKPVIHILSENNPGDGFIPIQADLEDVYFSQIFGRDQHQNALS